The following proteins are co-located in the Flectobacillus major DSM 103 genome:
- a CDS encoding lipopolysaccharide biosynthesis protein, with the protein MSVLKKLAGETASYGISTILGRSINFLLVFIHTAAFIPDELGVNVKLYSYVAVANIIYTYGMETAFFRFAAEDKHKFYNIIQSALLVSSTLFSGILIVFSSSIIQELGYPNKEIYLIWLAIIVWIDAVTAIPFARLRLEKKTKKFVVAKISNILLNVALNVIFLLGFKKIAEGEYLIFLQPLAQKLYSPSIGAGYIFLANLIANASFFIFLRKEMADFRFQFDKEIFKDLWIYAYPIMIMGLAGMVNQVFDRILLERFLPENFYPNRTAQAALGIYGNAYKLSIFMALSTQAFRYAAEPFFLSKTADKNAPETLAQATKWFMIVCIFIWLGVCMNLDWLKVLFLRKKIYWEGVSVVPILLLANLFLGIYYNISVWFKLNNKTYFGTYITIFGLLVTAVLNIILIPRMGYMGCAIAFFVSCFSMTALCYYYGQKYYPVPYKIKSAFGYIITAGALIYFTLKIPISNLWLSIPYHLILLGLYTIGVIIVERDTVLPQRWKDRLKTL; encoded by the coding sequence ATGTCTGTTCTAAAGAAATTGGCTGGAGAAACAGCCTCTTATGGTATTAGTACTATTTTGGGTAGGTCAATCAATTTTTTATTGGTTTTCATTCACACAGCGGCTTTTATTCCCGACGAGCTTGGCGTTAATGTCAAACTATACAGCTATGTAGCCGTAGCCAACATTATTTATACATACGGCATGGAAACAGCCTTTTTCCGTTTTGCGGCCGAAGACAAACACAAGTTTTATAATATTATCCAAAGTGCCTTATTGGTAAGTAGCACTTTATTTTCGGGTATTTTAATTGTATTTTCAAGTAGCATTATCCAAGAATTGGGCTATCCCAACAAAGAGATTTATTTAATATGGTTAGCCATTATTGTTTGGATAGATGCCGTTACTGCGATTCCATTTGCTAGGCTTCGTTTAGAGAAAAAAACCAAAAAATTTGTTGTTGCCAAAATCTCCAACATTCTTCTAAATGTTGCCCTCAACGTTATATTTCTATTGGGTTTCAAAAAAATTGCCGAAGGCGAATACCTTATTTTCTTACAACCTCTTGCCCAAAAACTATACAGCCCTAGTATTGGGGCAGGCTATATATTCTTGGCTAACCTTATTGCCAATGCGTCATTCTTTATTTTCCTTCGTAAAGAAATGGCCGACTTTCGTTTTCAGTTCGACAAAGAGATTTTCAAAGATCTTTGGATTTACGCATACCCTATTATGATAATGGGCTTGGCAGGCATGGTCAATCAGGTATTCGACCGCATATTATTAGAACGATTTTTACCCGAAAACTTCTATCCCAACAGAACAGCACAAGCCGCCCTTGGAATTTATGGCAATGCCTACAAGCTTTCTATATTTATGGCCCTGTCAACACAAGCATTTAGGTATGCTGCCGAGCCATTTTTCCTTTCCAAAACGGCCGACAAAAATGCTCCAGAAACCTTAGCACAAGCCACCAAATGGTTTATGATTGTTTGTATATTTATTTGGCTAGGCGTTTGTATGAATTTAGACTGGCTCAAAGTACTTTTTTTACGCAAGAAAATTTATTGGGAAGGCGTTAGTGTTGTGCCAATTTTGTTATTAGCCAATCTATTTTTGGGTATTTATTACAATATTTCGGTTTGGTTCAAGCTCAACAACAAGACCTACTTTGGTACATATATCACTATTTTTGGCTTACTTGTCACCGCTGTACTCAATATTATACTGATTCCACGCATGGGCTACATGGGCTGTGCCATAGCATTTTTTGTATCGTGCTTTAGCATGACAGCACTATGCTATTATTATGGACAAAAATATTATCCTGTACCCTACAAAATAAAATCGGCCTTTGGTTATATCATTACAGCAGGAGCTTTAATTTATTTTACCTTAAAAATACCCATTAGTAACCTCTGGCTATCAATACCTTACCATTTAATCTTACTAGGATTATATACAATTGGTGTGATTATTGTAGAGAGAGATACCGTATTGCCTCAACGCTGGAAAGACCGACTAAAAACCTTATAA
- a CDS encoding DUF4249 family protein translates to MKIFSYIILLLVGASLLSCSNEGSVEASDIPVVEAYLVAGKSISVHIKKEIPYSEESISTEQPIDGLVVTVAGGGNTYALKSIGNGDYLSDSTVKLQVGITYSLAFDYSGKHVSASTIIPSKPQSFVSDQSSIYLTQVDLSQGGFPSGGGGFGGESQIKLTWDNTTSDYYFVVVDNIETNPTPVIILPDDSNIPADNRRFRSQPVQGTQTQLNPNQFQYFGMHNIILMHVNADYAALYRSTGSTSQNISTPPTSIANGFGIFTGVNADTLSFEVKQR, encoded by the coding sequence ATGAAAATATTCTCATATATCATCTTATTATTGGTAGGTGCATCACTACTGTCGTGTAGTAATGAAGGCTCGGTCGAGGCAAGCGACATTCCTGTTGTAGAAGCCTATTTGGTAGCTGGAAAATCGATTTCGGTACATATCAAAAAAGAAATTCCTTACAGCGAAGAAAGTATTAGTACCGAACAGCCTATCGACGGCCTGGTAGTAACCGTTGCGGGCGGAGGCAATACTTATGCCTTAAAATCTATTGGCAATGGCGACTATCTGTCCGACTCTACCGTAAAGCTACAAGTAGGTATTACTTATTCTTTGGCCTTCGACTATTCAGGCAAGCACGTTTCGGCTAGCACGATTATTCCGAGTAAGCCCCAAAGTTTTGTTAGCGACCAGTCTTCTATTTATTTAACTCAAGTAGATTTAAGCCAAGGAGGATTTCCAAGCGGTGGTGGTGGCTTTGGTGGAGAGTCACAAATCAAGTTAACTTGGGACAATACCACAAGTGATTATTATTTTGTGGTAGTTGACAATATCGAAACCAACCCAACCCCTGTAATTATTTTGCCCGACGATAGCAATATTCCTGCCGATAATCGCCGATTCAGAAGCCAGCCTGTTCAAGGAACGCAAACCCAACTAAACCCCAATCAATTTCAGTATTTTGGAATGCATAATATTATTTTGATGCACGTCAATGCTGATTATGCAGCACTATACCGTAGTACAGGCTCTACCTCACAAAATATCAGTACCCCTCCTACTAGCATTGCCAATGGCTTTGGTATATTTACAGGAGTAAATGCCGACACACTTTCTTTTGAAGTAAAACAACGATAA
- a CDS encoding sterol desaturase family protein produces the protein MQNISILFQDLLHEFIIFLRLEGLLAIIHDGNWRAFKTIDGIFTVLMPLAPIIIVIEVVLLLFTHQFNKKFYKIPFLIIIINRILEKTLKLSITLFFITLFKNYALFNISFKWYFVPLGYLIYELNSFIRHYAAHKIRLLWCSHAVHHSATEITSSVTLTTAYLENIYTDIFAASFCTLMGLTPSLFFFVMILDSIWGAFVHISEKTLKNGRLGFLEKLILTPSHHRVHHASNDLYMDTNFCSVINIWDRVFGTYQEEKVYEPVKYGITRPMNAHNFWDVYFGEYVALWHDVKNARGINKIKYIFMPPGWHPNGEQQTAKILRQKAMNRE, from the coding sequence GTGCAAAATATATCCATACTCTTCCAAGATTTACTCCATGAGTTTATCATTTTCCTAAGACTAGAAGGTCTTTTGGCCATTATTCACGACGGTAATTGGCGGGCATTCAAAACTATCGACGGTATCTTTACGGTACTGATGCCCTTAGCTCCTATTATTATTGTCATCGAAGTAGTTTTACTTTTATTTACCCATCAATTCAACAAAAAGTTTTACAAAATACCTTTTCTTATTATTATCATTAACCGTATCCTTGAAAAGACCCTAAAACTATCTATTACTTTATTTTTTATCACATTATTCAAGAACTACGCCTTGTTCAATATTAGCTTCAAATGGTATTTTGTACCACTTGGATACCTTATTTATGAATTAAACTCCTTTATTAGGCACTATGCAGCACACAAAATCAGGTTGCTTTGGTGTAGCCATGCGGTACATCATTCTGCTACCGAAATAACCTCGTCTGTTACTTTAACTACAGCATACCTAGAAAATATCTATACCGACATCTTTGCTGCTAGTTTTTGTACCTTGATGGGCTTAACACCTTCATTATTCTTTTTTGTCATGATTTTGGATAGTATTTGGGGGGCATTTGTTCATATCAGCGAAAAAACCCTCAAAAATGGTAGACTAGGTTTTTTGGAAAAACTCATTCTAACGCCATCACATCACCGAGTACACCATGCCAGTAATGACTTGTATATGGACACCAATTTTTGTTCTGTTATCAATATTTGGGATAGGGTTTTTGGGACATACCAAGAAGAAAAAGTATATGAACCTGTCAAATATGGCATTACGAGGCCTATGAATGCCCATAATTTTTGGGATGTATATTTTGGCGAATATGTGGCCTTGTGGCACGATGTAAAAAATGCCAGAGGAATCAATAAAATTAAATATATTTTTATGCCGCCTGGGTGGCATCCAAATGGCGAACAACAAACCGCTAAAATACTGCGTCAAAAAGCAATGAATCGAGAATAA